From a region of the Besnoitia besnoiti strain Bb-Ger1 chromosome I, whole genome shotgun sequence genome:
- a CDS encoding hypothetical protein (encoded by transcript BESB_007530): MLERGPRSSAQLSLSFYHIRSREKVLGFFQPPDEKIFFERWVLSVRLVNQEGGAVPIHLPQARRLAANTASSPAPSFGDSRHSILPPPPAHVEQEPISTRWPARPAVTRSDVVFGVDAHYGLQTGLSTRDSLPALWGSSSVNQQSQGNQVVRRPPAAPSRSTEPPSLRSTHPKAAAGGSGGGSASPSPSKSDTATQGSASPPEDADQGRHRACGSTVRGDRMVEDEGASAIVARGDRIRELSRVETKEFERRISPLSLHSLFDRFSSVQGLVTFVSSSSGTLGDVHFGPCPAYDRNAESVSVFLSETSSVSNGYRERMKAQAALGGVASRGSDVFPQTQPQPERFGESDQVASQESSHTQEQGRDDRAHRDSEPEISEIRRRNPAGETPRSQPSLSTLFQRKGAEISSGRASEHGFHPSRQVYGTTSDLSGMRERCGDAGPSEAELGRAAQESDTTEEKPGKIRDSSSSASSWLLQEERAAQRRVERAVREAMLKIVRVTTEKQWHLPPPSHANDLNESLMYRFEINFSGPPVVPADHGWSLHFPAALRTAYSRHMPYLT, encoded by the exons AGCGGTGGGTTCTCTCGGTTCGTCTCGTTAACCAGGAGGGTGGCGCTGTCCCTATACATCTGCCGCAAGCCCGAAGACTGGCGGCTAACACAGCTTCCTCACCGGCACCGTCATTTGGCGACAGTCGGCATTCTATTCTCCCACCTCCGCCGGCACACGTGGAGCAAGAACCGATTTCGACGCGCTGGCCCGCACGGCCAGCAGTAACTCGCTCTGATGTTGTTTTTGGGGTAGACGCTCACTACGGATTGCAGACTGGCCTCTCGACGAGAGACAGCTTGCCTGCACTTTGGGGGTCCTCTTCTGTCAACCAACAGTCGCAAGGAAACCAAGTtgtgcggcgcccgccggcggctccTTCGCGTTCGACAGAGCCGCCGTCGCTACGGTCGACGCATCCTaaagcagctgcaggtggttcaggaggaggcagtgcctctccttcgccttcgaagTCAGACACCGCTACGCAGGGGTCAGCATCCCCTCCGGAAGACGCCGACCAGGGGAGGCATCGGGCTTGTGGTTCGACTGTTCGCGGGGACCGGATGGTGGAGGATGAAGGCGCCTCGGCAATTGTGGCAAGGGGGGACCGCATCCGTGAGCTGTCTCGCGTAGAAACGAAAGAATTCGAGAGACGTATATCTCCGTTGTCTCTCCACTCTCTATTTGATAGGTTCTCTTCTGTCCAGGGCCTCGTGACTTTTGTCTCGTCCTCGAGCGGTACACTCGGAGACGTGCACTTCGGGCCGTGTCCTGCATACGACAGAAACGCAGAGAGTGTCAGTGTGTTTTTGAGTGAAACAAGCTCGGTCAGCAACGGATACCGGGAACGCATGAAGGCGCAAGCGGCGCTGGGAGGAGTCGCTTCTCGCGGTTCCGACGTCTTTCCGCAGACGCAACCGCAACCCGAGCGATTCGGTGAAAGTGACCAAGTAGCCTCACAAGAGTCCTCACATACACAGGAGCAAGGGCGCGACGACCGTGCACACAGAGACAGTGAGCCAGAAATTTCTGAAATCAGGCGGAGGAACCCTGCGGGTGAAACACCTAGGTCGCAACCGAGCCTGTCTACCTTGTTTCAACGAAAAGGCGCAGAAATCTCGAGCGGAAGAGCCAGTGAGCACGGTTTCCATCCGTCGAGACAAGTTTACGGGACGACCTCGGATCTCTCTGGGATGCGCGAACGCTGCGGGGATGCAGGTCCTAGCGAGGCCGAGCTGGGCCGTGCTGCACAGGAAAGTGACACAACAGAGGAAAAACCAGGGAAAATTCGAGACTCGTCTTCATCGGCCTCCTCGTGGCTGTTGCAAGAGGAGCGTGCTGCGCAACGCCGCGTTGAGAGAGCTGTGCGCGAAGCCATGCTGAAAATCGTTCGAGTCACCACAGAAAAGCAGTGGCATCTCCCGCCGCCTTCACACGCAAACGACCTGAACGAAAGCCTCATGTACAG ATTTGAGATCAACTTTAGCGGGCCCCCGGTAGTTCCTGCGGATCACGGATGGAGCCTGCACTTCCCTGCGGCACTGCGAACTGCCTACAGCCGCCATATGCCTTACCTCACGTGa